A genome region from Streptomyces xanthophaeus includes the following:
- a CDS encoding MFS transporter: protein MTAPAVPSGAGVPIASARGRWILLTTVLGSTMAMLDGTVVNVALPRIGEDLDADLAVLQWTVNAYLLTLAGLILVGGSLSDRFGRRRIFVLGVVWFAIGSLLCGIAPNAGVLIAARALQGIGGALLAPGSLALIQASIRADDRGRAIGLWSGLGGVGAAVGPFLGGWLVDGPGWRWVFLLNVPLAAVCVPVALRHVPESRDPQAHGRFDVAGAALGASALGLVTYALIEARSGAPAVIVAAVLGVLLGIAFVYVERRRPDPMVPPDIFASRLFTAVNLVTLCVYGAIGGFFFLAVLQLQVVSGYSALAAGASMLPTTLLMLLLSARSGELGERIGPRIPLTVGPLLCAGGTLLMLRVGPAASYVRDVLPAMAVMGMGLVALVAPLTSTVLASVDPGRAGLASGINNAAARVAGLLAVAALPLLSGMGPESYRSATQFDAAFGRAMLWCTGAFVAGAALSWATVRSPVPEACHPQCHTYCAVTAPPLEPREESG from the coding sequence ATGACTGCGCCCGCCGTGCCGTCCGGAGCCGGTGTCCCGATCGCGTCCGCGCGTGGCCGGTGGATCCTGCTGACCACCGTGCTCGGGTCGACCATGGCCATGCTGGACGGGACCGTGGTGAACGTGGCGCTGCCGCGCATCGGGGAGGATCTCGACGCCGACCTGGCGGTGCTCCAGTGGACGGTGAACGCCTATCTGCTGACCCTGGCCGGGCTGATCCTGGTCGGCGGGTCGCTGAGCGACCGCTTCGGGCGGCGCCGGATCTTCGTGCTCGGCGTGGTGTGGTTCGCGATCGGCTCGCTGCTGTGCGGCATCGCGCCGAACGCCGGGGTGCTGATCGCCGCGCGGGCCCTGCAGGGCATCGGCGGGGCGCTGCTGGCGCCCGGCTCCCTGGCCCTGATCCAGGCGTCCATCCGCGCCGATGACCGGGGGCGGGCCATCGGCCTGTGGTCGGGGCTCGGCGGGGTGGGCGCGGCCGTGGGACCGTTCCTCGGCGGCTGGCTGGTGGACGGGCCGGGCTGGCGGTGGGTGTTCCTGCTGAACGTCCCGCTGGCCGCGGTGTGCGTGCCGGTCGCGCTGCGGCACGTACCGGAGTCGCGGGACCCGCAGGCGCACGGGCGGTTCGACGTGGCCGGGGCGGCGCTCGGCGCGAGCGCCCTGGGGCTGGTCACCTACGCGCTGATCGAAGCCCGGTCGGGCGCGCCGGCGGTGATCGTCGCGGCCGTGCTCGGGGTCCTGCTGGGCATCGCCTTCGTCTACGTGGAGCGGCGGCGGCCCGATCCGATGGTGCCGCCGGACATCTTCGCGTCCCGGCTGTTCACCGCGGTCAACCTGGTCACCCTGTGCGTGTACGGGGCCATCGGCGGGTTCTTCTTCCTCGCGGTGCTCCAGCTCCAGGTGGTGTCCGGGTACTCGGCGCTGGCCGCCGGGGCCTCCATGCTGCCGACGACCCTCCTGATGCTCCTCCTGTCGGCCCGCTCGGGTGAGCTCGGGGAGCGGATCGGGCCGCGCATCCCGCTCACGGTGGGGCCGCTGCTCTGCGCGGGCGGAACGCTGCTGATGCTGCGGGTGGGGCCCGCGGCCTCGTACGTACGGGACGTGCTGCCCGCGATGGCCGTCATGGGCATGGGCCTCGTGGCCCTGGTGGCCCCGCTGACCTCGACCGTGCTCGCCTCGGTGGATCCCGGCCGGGCGGGCCTGGCCAGCGGCATCAACAACGCGGCGGCGCGCGTCGCCGGGCTGCTCGCGGTGGCGGCGCTGCCGCTGCTGTCCGGAATGGGGCCGGAGTCGTACCGTTCGGCGACCCAGTTCGACGCCGCTTTCGGGCGGGCCATGCTCTGGTGCACCGGGGCCTTCGTGGCCGGCGCCGCCCTGTCCTGGGCGACCGTACGCTCCCCCGTGCCCGAGGCGTGCCATCCCCAGTGTCATACGTACTGCGCGGTGACGGCCCCGCCGCTCGAACCCCGTGAGGAGTCCGGCTGA
- a CDS encoding DUF6629 family protein — MCWSATADLVAGTAISAAGIVCLARVRRARDLPVAALPLLLGAHQLMEAAVWGTGGGCSPAATAWAVVALPLLVLWVPAGVLLAAAPDARRRLWGPMAAGLATAAVLSYCLATRPVTAEIRGHTIGYGVNVPWMPLVLTGYLFATLGSLLLGGDRRLGTLGVVLAVGAPACSALWRLEFASTWCAFAAVASLLVWGWVRRPDAVPPVT; from the coding sequence GTGTGCTGGAGCGCGACGGCCGATCTGGTGGCGGGCACGGCCATCTCCGCCGCCGGGATCGTGTGCCTGGCGCGGGTACGGCGGGCGCGCGACCTGCCGGTCGCCGCGCTGCCGCTGCTGCTGGGCGCGCACCAGCTGATGGAGGCCGCCGTCTGGGGCACGGGCGGCGGCTGTTCCCCGGCCGCCACGGCCTGGGCGGTGGTCGCCCTTCCGCTGCTGGTGCTCTGGGTGCCGGCCGGAGTCCTGCTGGCGGCCGCGCCCGACGCCCGGCGCCGCCTGTGGGGGCCCATGGCCGCGGGTCTGGCCACCGCCGCGGTGCTCTCGTACTGCCTCGCGACCCGGCCGGTGACCGCCGAGATCCGGGGCCACACCATCGGCTACGGCGTGAATGTTCCGTGGATGCCGCTGGTGCTGACGGGCTACCTGTTCGCCACTCTCGGCTCCCTGCTGCTCGGGGGCGACCGGCGGCTCGGGACCCTCGGTGTGGTGCTGGCGGTGGGGGCGCCGGCCTGCTCAGCGCTGTGGCGGCTGGAATTCGCCTCCACCTGGTGCGCCTTCGCGGCGGTCGCGTCGCTGCTGGTCTGGGGCTGGGTCCGGCGCCCGGATGCCGTTCCCCCTGTCACGTGA
- a CDS encoding GMC oxidoreductase, with translation MSDKPLSRKSSNGISRRGFLGRTGSVIGALALAGHITPAQAAAPPGPISDGARVPALVIGTGYGGSVAALRLAQAGVDVQMIEMGMSWDTPGPDGKIFPKVTSPDYRSFWLRTRTKAPLSNFLGFPIDKDVPKYTGILDAEDFAGITVYQGRGVGGGSLVNGGMAVTPKRANFAAVLPSVDADEMYATYYPRANAGLGVGMIDPAWFDTADCYQFSRVGRKHAQRSGFAWTFVPDVYDWDYMKREAAGTATKSALAGEILYGNNAGKKSLVQTYLAQAKATGRVAISALHKVTSVSPAAGGGYTVTIDQINTTGDTVATKTVTADRVFFAAGSVGTSKLLVKLKATGALPNLNGEVGKGWGENGNVMCGRANHLWDPTGKLQSTIPCSGIDNWDAGGAFAEVAPLPTGIETYASFYLSITKNPNRAEFTWNAATGTAELSWQTAWKQPSISMAKTIFDKINSKEGTIYRTDLFGGNKIWNDTLTYHPLGGAVLNKATDNYGRLHGYTGLYVIDGALIPGNASVNPFVTITALAERNIEKIIATDLP, from the coding sequence ATGAGCGATAAACCCCTGTCCAGAAAGAGCTCGAACGGGATCTCCCGTCGCGGATTTCTCGGTAGAACAGGTTCTGTTATCGGGGCCCTGGCCCTGGCGGGCCACATCACCCCGGCCCAGGCGGCCGCCCCACCCGGCCCGATCTCCGACGGTGCCCGCGTACCGGCCCTGGTCATCGGCACCGGCTACGGCGGATCGGTGGCGGCCCTGCGGCTGGCGCAGGCCGGTGTGGACGTGCAGATGATCGAGATGGGCATGTCCTGGGACACGCCGGGCCCGGACGGCAAGATCTTCCCCAAGGTGACCAGCCCGGACTACCGGTCCTTCTGGCTGCGCACCCGGACCAAGGCGCCGCTGAGCAACTTCCTCGGCTTCCCGATCGACAAGGACGTCCCGAAGTACACCGGGATCCTGGACGCCGAGGACTTCGCAGGCATCACGGTCTACCAGGGCCGCGGGGTCGGCGGCGGCTCGCTGGTCAACGGCGGCATGGCGGTCACGCCCAAGCGCGCGAACTTCGCCGCCGTCCTCCCCTCGGTGGACGCCGACGAGATGTACGCCACCTACTACCCGAGGGCCAACGCCGGTCTCGGGGTCGGCATGATCGACCCGGCCTGGTTCGACACCGCCGACTGCTACCAGTTCTCGCGCGTCGGCCGCAAGCACGCCCAGCGCTCCGGCTTCGCCTGGACCTTCGTACCCGACGTGTACGACTGGGACTACATGAAGCGGGAGGCCGCCGGCACCGCCACCAAGTCGGCCCTGGCCGGCGAGATCCTCTACGGCAACAACGCCGGCAAGAAGTCGCTCGTCCAGACCTACCTCGCACAGGCGAAGGCCACCGGCCGGGTCGCCATCTCCGCGCTGCACAAGGTGACTTCGGTCTCCCCGGCGGCGGGAGGCGGCTACACGGTCACCATCGACCAGATCAACACCACCGGTGACACCGTGGCCACCAAGACGGTGACCGCGGACCGGGTCTTCTTCGCGGCCGGCAGCGTCGGCACCAGCAAGCTCCTGGTCAAGCTGAAGGCCACCGGAGCGCTGCCGAACCTCAACGGCGAGGTCGGCAAGGGCTGGGGCGAGAACGGCAACGTCATGTGCGGCCGCGCCAACCACCTGTGGGACCCGACCGGCAAGCTCCAGTCGACCATCCCCTGTTCGGGCATCGACAACTGGGACGCGGGCGGCGCGTTCGCCGAGGTCGCACCGCTCCCCACCGGGATCGAGACGTACGCCTCGTTCTACCTGTCGATCACCAAGAACCCGAACCGCGCCGAGTTCACCTGGAATGCGGCGACGGGCACGGCCGAGCTGAGCTGGCAGACCGCCTGGAAGCAGCCGTCCATCTCCATGGCCAAGACGATCTTCGACAAGATCAACTCGAAGGAGGGCACGATCTACCGGACCGACCTGTTCGGTGGGAACAAGATCTGGAACGACACCCTCACCTACCACCCGCTCGGCGGCGCGGTCCTGAACAAGGCGACCGACAACTACGGGCGCCTGCACGGCTACACCGGCCTGTACGTGATCGACGGCGCGCTCATCCCCGGCAACGCGAGCGTGAATCCCTTCGTCACCATCACGGCACTCGCCGAACGCAACATAGAGAAGATCATCGCCACCGACCTTCCGTAG
- a CDS encoding carboxymuconolactone decarboxylase family protein → MRIDIPEGQHPIEYVWGDMVPGIGMAAANFSLSVYAHTTLGLREFEAARLRVAQINGCVFCLDWRTERDGEKVEEEFSDAVTAWRTTDAFDERTRLAAEYAERYTLDHHGLDEEFWDRMTAHYSQLEIVELTMSIGSWLAFGRLNHVLGLDSVCVLPGH, encoded by the coding sequence ATGAGGATCGACATCCCCGAAGGCCAGCACCCCATCGAGTACGTCTGGGGCGACATGGTCCCCGGCATCGGCATGGCCGCCGCGAACTTCTCCCTGTCGGTGTACGCCCACACCACCCTGGGGCTGCGCGAGTTCGAGGCCGCCCGGCTGCGCGTCGCGCAGATCAACGGGTGCGTCTTCTGCCTGGACTGGCGGACCGAGCGGGACGGGGAGAAGGTCGAGGAGGAGTTCTCCGACGCGGTCACCGCGTGGCGTACGACCGACGCGTTCGACGAGCGCACCCGGCTGGCGGCGGAGTACGCCGAGCGGTACACCCTCGACCACCACGGGCTCGACGAGGAGTTCTGGGACCGGATGACCGCGCACTACAGCCAGCTGGAGATCGTGGAGCTGACGATGAGCATCGGGTCCTGGCTGGCCTTCGGCCGGCTCAACCACGTGCTCGGCCTGGACAGTGTCTGCGTGCTGCCGGGGCACTGA
- a CDS encoding NAD(P)H-dependent amine dehydrogenase family protein, with product MISTVVWGTGNVGRLAIRAVEAHPALQLCAVIVHNPAKVGRDAGELGGLDRLLGVEATDDIEAVLAARPQAVVYAASGDIRPDEALADITRAVRSGAVVVSPALYPLYDHRSAPPEFRDPVLAAVAEGGGSLFASGVDPGWGNDVLPLLLSGLGTTIDVIRCQEIFDYSTYDQPDSVRHLVGMGRPMDHEPMMLMPSIPTMVWGGQIRMMARALGVELDEIRETSDRRALDTTVTTRTMGAFEAGTQGAIRFEVQGIVEGEPRIVIEHVTRIHASCAPDWPMPPDGGDGAHRVVIEGRPRIEVTIEATDEGENRSAGGNATAVGRLVGAIDWLVEAEPGLYDALDIPLRPAIGRLGRKQS from the coding sequence ATGATTTCCACGGTTGTCTGGGGTACCGGCAACGTGGGCCGTCTGGCGATCCGTGCCGTCGAGGCCCATCCCGCGCTCCAACTCTGCGCAGTCATCGTCCACAATCCAGCCAAGGTCGGCCGCGACGCGGGAGAACTCGGCGGGCTCGACCGCCTGTTGGGCGTCGAGGCCACCGACGACATCGAAGCCGTACTCGCCGCCCGCCCCCAGGCAGTGGTGTACGCCGCGTCCGGAGACATCCGGCCCGACGAGGCACTCGCCGACATCACCCGCGCCGTCCGGTCCGGCGCGGTCGTCGTCAGCCCGGCCCTGTACCCGCTCTACGACCACCGCAGCGCCCCGCCCGAGTTCCGCGACCCGGTGCTCGCCGCCGTCGCGGAGGGCGGCGGCTCGCTCTTCGCCTCCGGCGTCGACCCCGGGTGGGGCAACGACGTACTCCCACTCCTGCTCAGCGGGCTCGGCACCACCATCGACGTCATCCGCTGCCAGGAGATCTTCGACTACTCCACCTACGACCAGCCGGACTCCGTCCGCCACCTCGTCGGCATGGGCCGGCCCATGGACCACGAGCCGATGATGCTCATGCCCTCGATCCCCACCATGGTCTGGGGCGGGCAGATACGGATGATGGCCCGCGCGCTCGGGGTCGAACTCGACGAGATCCGCGAGACGTCGGACCGCCGCGCGCTCGACACCACGGTGACCACCAGGACCATGGGCGCGTTCGAGGCCGGCACCCAGGGCGCCATCCGCTTCGAGGTGCAGGGCATCGTCGAGGGCGAGCCCCGCATCGTCATCGAGCACGTCACCCGCATCCACGCCTCGTGCGCACCGGACTGGCCCATGCCGCCCGACGGCGGCGACGGCGCCCACCGGGTCGTCATCGAGGGCCGCCCGCGCATCGAGGTCACCATCGAGGCCACGGACGAGGGCGAGAACCGCTCGGCGGGCGGCAACGCGACCGCCGTCGGCCGCCTCGTCGGCGCCATCGACTGGCTCGTCGAGGCGGAACCCGGACTCTACGACGCCCTCGACATCCCGCTGCGCCCCGCCATCGGCAGACTCGGAAGGAAACAGTCATGA
- a CDS encoding DUF6126 family protein produces the protein MSRAEKPAPAPASTTTTATVPATIRARFESKFPRGLIIRLIAYLFVGHLFAFFVYLLFVLGGQNQ, from the coding sequence ATGTCCCGAGCCGAGAAGCCCGCGCCCGCGCCCGCGTCCACGACCACGACCGCGACCGTGCCCGCGACCATACGGGCCCGCTTCGAATCCAAGTTCCCGCGCGGCCTGATCATCCGGCTGATCGCCTACTTGTTCGTGGGTCATCTCTTCGCCTTCTTCGTCTACCTCCTCTTCGTCCTGGGAGGCCAGAACCAGTAG
- a CDS encoding helix-turn-helix domain-containing protein, whose product MTPGSDTGPEGAAGPDEPADELTAVAPQLRDLRRRAGLTLEAAAARARLSPAHLSRLETGRRQPSLPLLLGLARTYGTTVSELLGETPAVADPIVRAGGPGAREADGWTYWQAGGSGRGMQALRVHVPHGRSQGELVRVHPGEEWLYVLEGRLRLHLGEAEHLLEPGDSAHFDSLTPHRIGAASSGGADLLFVHTLLQSSLAGLCLGGATTAAPTAPTTPTTSHHR is encoded by the coding sequence ATGACACCCGGATCCGACACCGGCCCCGAAGGCGCGGCCGGTCCCGACGAACCGGCGGACGAGCTGACCGCCGTCGCCCCGCAGCTGCGGGACCTGCGCCGCCGTGCCGGACTCACCCTGGAGGCCGCCGCCGCACGGGCCCGGCTCTCACCGGCCCACCTGTCCCGCCTGGAGACCGGCCGGCGCCAGCCCTCGCTGCCGCTCCTGCTCGGACTCGCCCGCACCTACGGTACGACCGTCTCCGAGCTGCTCGGCGAGACACCCGCCGTCGCGGATCCCATCGTACGGGCCGGCGGTCCGGGTGCCCGCGAGGCCGACGGCTGGACGTACTGGCAGGCCGGCGGCTCCGGCCGGGGCATGCAGGCGCTGCGCGTGCACGTGCCTCACGGTCGCAGCCAGGGCGAGCTGGTCCGCGTACACCCCGGCGAGGAATGGCTGTACGTCCTGGAAGGGCGGCTGCGGCTGCACCTGGGAGAGGCCGAACACCTGCTGGAGCCCGGGGACAGCGCGCACTTCGACTCGCTCACACCGCACCGGATCGGCGCGGCCTCCTCGGGCGGGGCCGACCTGCTCTTCGTCCACACCCTGCTGCAGAGCAGCCTCGCCGGGCTGTGCCTCGGCGGTGCCACCACGGCCGCGCCCACCGCGCCCACCACGCCCACGACCTCGCACCACCGATAG